Proteins encoded together in one Benincasa hispida cultivar B227 chromosome 1, ASM972705v1, whole genome shotgun sequence window:
- the LOC120067716 gene encoding uncharacterized protein LOC120067716, which translates to MASSGFLLICMLHSLIALTCGALMMFYSHEVYVFGHGPETAIKLQGSSPHDQLLIKTSDSFSGLLLFTVGFLLFMVAFVKDREFQSFFAKGCVLLHLAMAIWRVYFERKLEDLAGDWPRQVVGDVTLALSWVFFLVYSWREKYD; encoded by the coding sequence ATGGCATCATCTGGGTTTTTGTTAATCTGTATGCTTCATTCTCTGATTGCTTTAACTTGTGGAGCTTTGATGATGTTTTACTCCCACGAGGTCTATGTGTTTGGCCATGGCCCTGAAACAGCAATCAAGCTGCAGGGATCTAGCCCCCACGATCAACTTCTGATAAAGACATCTGATTCTTTCTCTGGTTTGCTTCTCTTTACTGTTGGGTTTCTTTTATTCATGGTGGCTTTTGTCAAAGATAGAGAGTTCCAAAGCTTCTTTGCTAAAGGCTGCGTGTTGCTTCACCTAGCTATGGCCATATGGagagtttattttgagaggaagcTTGAGGATCTCGCCGGAGATTGGCCTCGACAAGTCGTTGGGGATGTTACATTGGCATTGTCATGGGTTTTCTTTCTTGTGTATTCATGGAGAGAAAAATACGATTGA